The window CTTGCAATTAACAGGGGAGAAAAGGAGGAATTCCTGACCGTTAAAATAGAAGCGCCTGTTGAGCAGATAATGTTGAGGATGTATGCTGCCGTATTGAATAAGAAGGAATCCATAACCACAAATTATGTGAAAATGGCAGTTGATGATGGATATAAGAGATTAATAGCACCTTCAATTGAAAGAGAGATAAGGTCGGATTTGACAGATAAAGGAGAAGAGCAGGCCATAAAGGTGTTTGCTTCAAACCTTCACAGCCTTTTGATGCAGTCTCCCGTAAAAGGCAAGGTGGTTCTGGGATTTGATCCAGGCTTCAGGACGGGATGCAAAATAGCAGTGGTGGATGATACGGGAAAGCTATTAGACACCACAACTTTATATGTTACTGCACCGCAAAATGATATTGAGGGCTCAAGGAAAAAACTGAAGGAATTAATCTTAAAACATGATGTAGATATAATATCCTTGGGAAACGGCACTGCCTCCAGAGAGTCAGAGGAAGTAATAGCAGGGCTTTTACCAGAAATAGATAAGAAAATATATTATGTAATTGTAAGCGAGGCGGGGGCTTCGGTGTACTCTGCATCGGAACTGGCGGCAAAGGAATACCCGGATATAAATGTTTCGTTAAGAGGAGCCATCTCAATTGCAAGAAGGCTTCAGGATCCATTGGCAGAGCTGGTTAAAATAGATCCTAAATCCATAGGAGTAGGTCAGTATCAGCACGATGTCACACCTAAAAAATTGGATGAATCCTTAGGCGGAGTGGTGGAAGATGCGGTAAACAGCGTGGGCGTTGATTTGAACACCGCATCCCCTTCTCTTTTGCAGTATGTATCGGGAATAAACTCAGCCGTGGCTAAAAATATAGTTGAGTACAGAGAAGAAAACGGAAAGTTCAAAAGCAGGAAAGAGATCTTAAAGGTAAAAAGACTGGGAGACAAGGTTTACACCCAGTGCGCCGGATTTTTGAGGGTACCTGAAAGCAAAAATGTAATGGACAATACAGCGGTGCATCCCGAATCCTACGAAGTTACCGAAAAGCTTTTGAAGCGTTTAGGCTATACCTTGGATGATGTAAAAAATAAAAAAATGGCGTCAATTGATTCTGCGGTTTCTTTAATCGGTTTGAACAATCTGGCTCAGGAGCTTGATATGGGCGTTCCTACCCTTAAAGATATAATAAGCGAGCTTAAAAAGCCTGGAAGGGATCCAAGGGAGGACCTGCCAAAGCCCATCCTTATGTCAGGAGTTATTGAAATCACCGACTTAAAACCGGGAATGATTATGAACGGCACCGTAAGAAACGTTGCCGACTTCGGAGCCTTTGTGGACATAGGAGTCCATCAGGACGGACTGGTTCATATATCCCAATTAGCTGATAAATTCGTAAAGCATCCTTTGGATGTTGTAAAGGTAGGAGACATAGTAAAAGTAAAAATAATCGATGTTGACGTGGACAGAAAGAGGATATCCCTGACCATGAAAGAGATATAAATTAATAGAGCTGCTGCAAAATTCAAAGTAGTTTTGCAGCGGCTTTATCATTTATATGCTATCCTTAAGTTAATCACAGTATTATCCTACATATTCTTCAACATCGTGAGGGACAGGCGCCGATAAAAACACCTTAGGTTTACTCATGGTTAACCTCCTATGTATCATATAATTGATATTATTCAATATACCACTTTTATATATTTTATGAAATATCAATGATATTCAACAGTTTGTACAGGCTTCTGAATAGTGATAAAATGATATAGTAAAGAAAAATTCTTTGAAATCAGTGAGTGATACAGTAAGAATAACAAAAAGGGGGGCTTTTATGATACTTATAAAAAATGGAATTATAAATACAATGTCGGGAAAGAAATACGAAAAGGGCTGTGTGCTGATAGAGGGTACAAAAATAGTGGAGGTCGGAGAAAATATTTCGGCACCAAAAGGCGCTAAAGTAATTGACGCTAAAGGCATGTTTGTAATGCCGGGAATTATAGATGCCCATTGTCACATCGGCCTGTGGGAGGACGCCATGGGCTTCGAGGGCGCTGACGGCAATGAAATGACAAACCCTATAACGCCACATATGAGGGCAATTGACGGAATAAATCCGATGGACAGATGCTTTCAGGAAGCTTATGAAGCAGGAGTTACTGCTGCTATGACAGGTCCGGGGAGTGCAAATGTAATAGGAGGACAGTTCGCAGTAGTTAAAACCTATGGCAAAAGAGTGGATGACATGGTAATAAAGGCTCCTGCAGCCATGAAAATAGCCTTTGGTGAAAACCCAAAAAGAGTTTATCACTCCAAAAACCAGATGCCGGAAACCAGAATGGGTACGGCCGCCCTTTTAAGAGAAACTCTTTTAAAAGCCGTTGAATATAAAACAAAGAAGGAAAATGCCAAAGGTGATGCGGAAAAAATGCCGGCTGTAGATATAAAGCTTGAAGCGCTGCTACCCGTGCTTAACAGGGAAATACCGCTAAAGGCCCATGCCCATAGGGCGGATGATATGTTCACCGCTTTGAGGATTGCAAAGGAATTCAACCTTAAAATAACCCTGGATCATGTCACCGAAGGCCATCTGATAGTGGATGAACTGAAAAATGAAAATGTTTCTTTAATTGTAGGCCCAAGCTTTGGAGAAAGAAGCAAGATAGAATTAAAGGAGCTTTCCTTTAAAACTCCGGGAGTACTTTCAAATGCGGGAATGAAAATTGCTATTATGACAGATCATCCGGTAATACCGCTAAAGCACCTTCCTATGTGCGCTGCCTATGCGGTAAAGGATGGGATGAAAGAAGAAGAAGCATTAAAGGCTATAACCATAAATGCTGCACAAATACTCGGAGTGGATGACAGGATAGGCAGTTTAGAAAAAGGCAAGGATGCAGACATTGCCATATTTGACGGTAATCCATTAGAAATTAAGACAAAGGCATGCTATGTACTGATAAACGGCAATATAGTTTATGAAAGCAAATAATGAAACAATGGGGTGTATAATATGAAGCTTGTTCGTTTTGAGAAGGATGGCAAAGTGTCATACGGAAGTATTGAAAATGATAAAATTACTCTTATAGAAGGAGATATTTTCGGCAGTTTCAGCCTTACCAGGGAAATAATATCACTTGATGAGGTTAGGCTGTTGGCACCATGTACGCCAAACAAGGCCATATGCGTAGGATTAAATTACAAGGACCATGCAGAAGAGGTAAACATTCCGCTGCCTTCTTCACCCACTCTATTTATGAAACCTTCAACAACATTGATAGGTCCAAAGGATTATATAGAATACCCTGAAATGTCAAAGAGGGTGGATTATGAATGCGAGCTGGTTATAGTAATTAAAAAGGAAGCTAAAAATGTAAGTGCAGAACAAGCAAAGGATGTAATTTTAGGCTATACCTGCGGAAATGATGTTACTGCAAGAGACCTGCAGCCCTCCGACGGACAGTGGACTCTGGCAAAATCCTTTGATACATTCATGCCTTTAGGACCATGGATTGCGACAGATGTGAACCCTTATAACCTCAACATCAAAACTTACTTAAACGGTGAGGTAAAGCAAAATTCCAATACAAAGCACCTTATATTCGGATGCTTCGAGCTTGTAAGCTATATATCAAGAGTTATGACTCTAAAACCGGGAGATGTTATAATGACGGGAACGCCATCGGGTATTGCCGCCATGAACAAAGGAGACAAGGTGGAAATTGAAATTGAATCCATAGGTAAACTAGTCAATTATCTAAGATAAGAATTAAAATGCCTGCCCTGAAAAATAGGGCAGGCTTATATATTTACTGATAAATATCTATTAAAAGGCCTTCGATGCTGGTTATTTTGTTTACCACTTCAATAGTGCCTTTTTCATGTACGAGGATGGTATTTGCCAGCTCGTCAAGCTCCTTGTTTATGACATCAACAACAGTTGCGGGATTTCCGTTATACATGCTTCGAAGCTTTTTTATGCGGTAAGCATCCTTAAGTACCAAAGTAAGATATTCCTTTATATGTGCTTTATATTCCTGAACGGCAGTTACGCTGTGGGTTTCGATAATCCTTTTGCCCTTCTTTTTTATCTCTTCAAAGAGCCTTCCCAAGCGGTTTTCACTTTCTCTTTTATTTGCAGAGCTGAATTCCTCCGAAAAGTTCTTGTCTAATTTTTTATTGGTCACTACCGATCTTTGCTTCACTTGTTTATCCGATGATACTTTGGAAATTTCCATAGTTACCACCTCCTTAATACATTATGCCGGATGAGCCCTTCTAAAAATCATTATATCATAAAATTTGCTATGGAAATTTTATGATATAATGATTTCTGTAACATATTTTACATGATGAGAGGGATTGAATTGACAACAGAAGTAAATGTATATATAAAGAAAATCATAGTTCACATATTGGACAGTTCCACCGGTGTGCCGGTGCTGTCGGATTTGGAGCATCCTATGGACGATGATATAGATAAATTTTTAGTTAAGCACATATCAAAAGTGCTGAACGATGACAGTCTTAAAACCGCTTATTTTAAAAGTGATGAATGCAAATTTAAGATTTTGTCACAAAGCCTTGCAGCAAACAGGGCGGATTTTGTCCCTATAACCCAGGATGCAGCATCAACATTATTTAACATAATGGAAAGCAATGTGGATATACCGCCTGCCGACTTAGTATGCTGTCTTCTTGACATGGACGGAACAGATTACTTGGGTATTTTAAAATTTAATTACAGGCCTTCTTATATTCATTATGTTAAAGGAGATACCCAAACCAAGGTAAATTCAATTGTAAAGCAAAAGACATCCTTAGCAGGAGAAAATCAAAAGGTAGACGAATGTGCCCTTATTAATCTCGAGGATTTCAGTGTGAAAATAATAGAGAAAAAGTATGAGATAAACGGAGAAAAGGAATTTTATTTTTCTGATATCTACCTTGGATGCCGGGGAGAAATTTCAGAAAAACAAAAAGCCAAATTATTTAAGAAGGTTACGGACAATTTCAATAAAAAATTCTGCCCCGATGATATAGAAAAGTCTGCTGATATAAGGCGGGCAATTAACGAATATATAGATGAAAATGAAGAGATAAACGTAGAAAGAATTGCTGAATCTGCCTTTAAAAGAGCCCCTGATTTAAAGAAGGCATATATGGAGCATGCGGAAAAAGCCGGGTTGACATCCGCAAATATTGCAGTAGACCCGGAATATGGAGAGAAGATTTTTAAACGCCACAAAATTAAGACGGACACAGGTATAGAAATAAATCTTCCTGTAGACCAATACACAGACAGAGCAAAAATCGAATTCATAAACAATCCCGATGGTACCATATCCATAATTATTAAAA of the Oxobacter pfennigii genome contains:
- a CDS encoding Tex family protein, translating into MANLTKQLALELGIKDWQVENTVALIDEGNTIPFIARYRKERTGELDDTILRKLDERLKYLRNLENRKEEVIRLIDEQGKLTEELKAKIEVADVLNEVEDLYRPYKPKKRTKAIIAKEKGLEPLADILLAQDIYEGSIGDIANPFVNEEKGVGNSEEALQGAKDIIAEIISDNAEYRKLIRDITYNEGMIISKTLKPDEKSPYEMYYDFNEPVKKIAPHRILAINRGEKEEFLTVKIEAPVEQIMLRMYAAVLNKKESITTNYVKMAVDDGYKRLIAPSIEREIRSDLTDKGEEQAIKVFASNLHSLLMQSPVKGKVVLGFDPGFRTGCKIAVVDDTGKLLDTTTLYVTAPQNDIEGSRKKLKELILKHDVDIISLGNGTASRESEEVIAGLLPEIDKKIYYVIVSEAGASVYSASELAAKEYPDINVSLRGAISIARRLQDPLAELVKIDPKSIGVGQYQHDVTPKKLDESLGGVVEDAVNSVGVDLNTASPSLLQYVSGINSAVAKNIVEYREENGKFKSRKEILKVKRLGDKVYTQCAGFLRVPESKNVMDNTAVHPESYEVTEKLLKRLGYTLDDVKNKKMASIDSAVSLIGLNNLAQELDMGVPTLKDIISELKKPGRDPREDLPKPILMSGVIEITDLKPGMIMNGTVRNVADFGAFVDIGVHQDGLVHISQLADKFVKHPLDVVKVGDIVKVKIIDVDVDRKRISLTMKEI
- a CDS encoding amidohydrolase, which produces MILIKNGIINTMSGKKYEKGCVLIEGTKIVEVGENISAPKGAKVIDAKGMFVMPGIIDAHCHIGLWEDAMGFEGADGNEMTNPITPHMRAIDGINPMDRCFQEAYEAGVTAAMTGPGSANVIGGQFAVVKTYGKRVDDMVIKAPAAMKIAFGENPKRVYHSKNQMPETRMGTAALLRETLLKAVEYKTKKENAKGDAEKMPAVDIKLEALLPVLNREIPLKAHAHRADDMFTALRIAKEFNLKITLDHVTEGHLIVDELKNENVSLIVGPSFGERSKIELKELSFKTPGVLSNAGMKIAIMTDHPVIPLKHLPMCAAYAVKDGMKEEEALKAITINAAQILGVDDRIGSLEKGKDADIAIFDGNPLEIKTKACYVLINGNIVYESK
- a CDS encoding fumarylacetoacetate hydrolase family protein, with the protein product MKLVRFEKDGKVSYGSIENDKITLIEGDIFGSFSLTREIISLDEVRLLAPCTPNKAICVGLNYKDHAEEVNIPLPSSPTLFMKPSTTLIGPKDYIEYPEMSKRVDYECELVIVIKKEAKNVSAEQAKDVILGYTCGNDVTARDLQPSDGQWTLAKSFDTFMPLGPWIATDVNPYNLNIKTYLNGEVKQNSNTKHLIFGCFELVSYISRVMTLKPGDVIMTGTPSGIAAMNKGDKVEIEIESIGKLVNYLR
- a CDS encoding YaaR family protein, which gives rise to MEISKVSSDKQVKQRSVVTNKKLDKNFSEEFSSANKRESENRLGRLFEEIKKKGKRIIETHSVTAVQEYKAHIKEYLTLVLKDAYRIKKLRSMYNGNPATVVDVINKELDELANTILVHEKGTIEVVNKITSIEGLLIDIYQ
- a CDS encoding nucleoid-associated protein; protein product: MTTEVNVYIKKIIVHILDSSTGVPVLSDLEHPMDDDIDKFLVKHISKVLNDDSLKTAYFKSDECKFKILSQSLAANRADFVPITQDAASTLFNIMESNVDIPPADLVCCLLDMDGTDYLGILKFNYRPSYIHYVKGDTQTKVNSIVKQKTSLAGENQKVDECALINLEDFSVKIIEKKYEINGEKEFYFSDIYLGCRGEISEKQKAKLFKKVTDNFNKKFCPDDIEKSADIRRAINEYIDENEEINVERIAESAFKRAPDLKKAYMEHAEKAGLTSANIAVDPEYGEKIFKRHKIKTDTGIEINLPVDQYTDRAKIEFINNPDGTISIIIKNIKKITDL